In one window of Acidimicrobiales bacterium DNA:
- a CDS encoding PASTA domain-containing protein encodes MATSSMADHVGRVLGGRYRLLTPIGTGASAQVFLAEDTTLRRQVAVKVLHPALAEDESFLRRFRAEAQQAAALNHPHVMRVFDWGESEDGPFLVLEHLAGGSLRDMLDAGHRLSPSQALLVGLEAARALDYAHRRDLVHRDVKPANLVFDEEGRLCIADFGLARALAEAAWTEPAGAILGTARYASPEQAQGLSVDGRADVYSLALVLVEAVTGKVPFTADTTIATLMARVNNQMVAPEEVGPLGPVLEEATRPDPAERLGARGLVAGLEAAARELPAPEPLPVVVRRRPTDDTAVLEAPVRPRPVPPPPVDDADVTQLSVPLKAQVDRTGPIETGEDVVLPAAHRRRRKWPWALLLMLLALLGAGTAYVIAQAQIPRYPVPSLRGKTVAEARAEVADEEFEIKLAPARFDEEVPDQHILDQDPSPLRELREGGSITVVLSKGPEPRAVPDLTNLDQPAAEQALRDAGFVPKVVAQPDEVQPPGRVLTWSPTGSSLPKGIEVTVTVSSGPAPREIPDVTGKTFEEAAALLAGAGLKAEAAEVFSAEVDKGRVVSTKPGVGRSVARDSTVVVNVSKGPDLVPVPDVLGKSVAEATAVLQAAGLQVSGTGGLPRGKTVFLTDPGPGTRVKRDSGVFLFVR; translated from the coding sequence GTGGCCACGTCGAGCATGGCCGACCACGTCGGTCGCGTCCTCGGAGGGCGCTACCGCCTGCTGACCCCCATCGGGACGGGGGCGTCGGCGCAGGTCTTCCTGGCCGAGGACACCACCCTCCGCCGCCAGGTGGCCGTGAAGGTCCTCCACCCGGCGCTGGCCGAGGACGAGTCGTTCCTCCGCCGCTTCCGGGCCGAGGCGCAGCAGGCCGCCGCCCTCAACCATCCCCACGTCATGCGCGTGTTCGACTGGGGCGAGTCGGAGGACGGGCCGTTCCTGGTCCTCGAGCACCTGGCGGGCGGGAGCCTGCGCGACATGCTGGACGCCGGGCACCGGCTGTCGCCCTCGCAGGCGCTCCTCGTCGGCCTGGAGGCGGCTCGCGCCCTCGACTACGCCCACCGCCGCGACCTCGTGCACCGCGACGTGAAGCCGGCCAACCTGGTGTTCGACGAGGAGGGCCGCCTCTGCATCGCCGACTTCGGCCTGGCCCGGGCGCTGGCCGAGGCGGCGTGGACGGAGCCGGCGGGCGCCATCCTGGGCACCGCCCGCTACGCCTCGCCCGAGCAGGCCCAGGGCCTGTCGGTGGACGGCAGGGCCGACGTGTACTCGCTCGCGCTGGTGCTGGTCGAGGCGGTCACCGGCAAGGTGCCCTTCACGGCGGACACCACCATCGCCACCCTCATGGCGCGGGTGAACAACCAGATGGTCGCGCCCGAGGAGGTCGGACCGCTCGGCCCCGTGCTCGAGGAGGCCACCCGGCCCGACCCGGCCGAGCGGCTGGGCGCCCGCGGTCTCGTCGCCGGCCTGGAGGCGGCCGCCCGTGAGCTGCCCGCACCGGAGCCGCTGCCGGTGGTCGTCCGCCGCCGCCCCACCGACGACACCGCCGTCCTGGAGGCGCCGGTCCGGCCCCGACCGGTCCCCCCGCCGCCCGTGGACGACGCCGACGTCACCCAGCTCAGCGTCCCGCTGAAGGCCCAGGTCGACCGCACCGGTCCCATCGAGACCGGTGAGGACGTCGTCCTGCCGGCGGCCCATCGGCGCCGCCGCAAGTGGCCGTGGGCGCTGCTCCTGATGCTGCTGGCGCTCCTCGGCGCCGGGACCGCCTACGTCATCGCCCAGGCCCAGATCCCGAGGTACCCCGTGCCGTCGCTGCGGGGGAAGACGGTGGCCGAGGCGCGCGCCGAGGTAGCCGACGAGGAGTTCGAGATCAAGCTGGCGCCCGCCCGCTTCGACGAGGAGGTGCCCGACCAGCACATCCTCGACCAGGACCCCTCCCCGCTCCGTGAGCTGCGCGAGGGCGGCTCCATCACCGTCGTGCTGTCCAAGGGCCCCGAGCCCCGCGCCGTGCCGGACCTCACCAACCTCGACCAGCCGGCGGCCGAGCAGGCCCTGCGGGACGCCGGCTTCGTGCCCAAGGTCGTCGCCCAGCCCGACGAGGTGCAGCCGCCCGGCCGGGTCCTCACCTGGTCGCCCACCGGGTCCTCGCTGCCCAAGGGCATCGAGGTCACCGTCACCGTGTCGAGCGGCCCGGCGCCGAGGGAGATACCCGACGTCACCGGCAAGACGTTCGAGGAGGCGGCCGCCCTGCTGGCCGGGGCGGGCCTCAAGGCCGAGGCGGCCGAGGTGTTCAGCGCCGAGGTCGACAAGGGCAGGGTCGTCTCCACCAAGCCGGGCGTGGGGAGGTCGGTCGCCCGCGACTCGACGGTGGTGGTCAACGTCTCCAAGGGGCCCGACCTGGTGCCCGTCCCCGACGTGCTCGGGAAGTCCGTCGCCGAGGCCACCGCCGTCCTCCAGGCCGCCGGCCTCCAGGTCAGCGGCACCGGCGGGCTGCCCCGGGGGAAGACCGTGTTCCTCACCGATCCGGGCCCGGGGACCCGGGTGAAGCGGGACAGCGGCGTGTTCCTCTTCGTCCGCTGA